From the Odocoileus virginianus isolate 20LAN1187 ecotype Illinois chromosome 20, Ovbor_1.2, whole genome shotgun sequence genome, the window GGCGGGGCCATGtggtggccagcatctgggccCCAGCTCTTTCAGACCCCAGTGGCTCCCTGAGATAGAAAACCAGAACCATCTGCAGGGCTGTCTGTCCCTCCAGAGCAGCCACACTATTAGGCTGGCCCCTGAGGCTATCTTAACTACTCACAGGAGAGAGTGTAAAAGCAGGTGGCACAGGGCCTGGCGGGCCAGTGTTCCAGTTGAACAGAAGAGATTTCCAAGGAGACTGGCCAGGGCACTTGCCCGAGCCAGAAACCCCAGTCCACGGAGCAGGCTGACATACCTTCCAGGTTGGGATCATGGCGTTAGGATGTCAGCACTGCTGCTACCGTGAACCCAAGCTCTTCAGGGCAGGCCTGGGATGGTAATGGGGCAATCAGTAGGTCCCTTCTCCAACTCTACAGCCCTGCAGAGCCCCCAGACAACTGGTTGTGGACGGTCACGGCTCAGACGTTTGCTGGGCTCTGTCCATGAAACCTCAGGTCCGCCTCACTACTTGGCCGGGGCAGCAGGATCTGCCTGGTCACGTGGCTGAAACAGTCTCCACTGCCGGTGCACCCCAGGCTCCCGAACTGGGGGTGGTGGTCAGGTGTTACTGGAACCTTGGGTGCATTCGCCTGTTCTCCGTTTCCCCGACTGTAAGATGGTGAGAATTCGTTCCCTGCGGAATTCAGTGTGTGACCCTGAGCAGAGCCCTTTCCTGTGGGCTTCTGTGCCTGAGAAGGGTTCTCCAGcctccctttcctcccacccAGCTTCCACGGCACGGCACCTGTACCTCCGGGGTGGCGCTGGGGTTGGCTCCATGACCAAGATCTATGGTGGGCGTCAGAGGAACGGCGTCATGCCCAGCCACTTCAGCAGAGGCTCCAAGAGCGTGGCCCGGCGGGTCCTCCAAGCCCTGGAGGGGCTGAAAATGGTGGAAAAGGACCAAGATGGGTAAGCCAGCGAGGGGACGCTGGGCACATGAGGGTACTTGGGGCCAGATCCTCAGTGGTGCCTTTATGGAGGACCATCCCCCTCTGCCCTCAGTGAGGTGTCAGGTATGTCCTGGCCCTCGGGCAGGCAGGGGGTTCTTCAGAAGAGTGAGCAGCCGAGGGGCCTCGCCCTGACCTCTCTGGCTGACTACTCCAGACTCCAGGAAGGTAATTTAGCGACTGTCCACTTTCATTAGCCTGCTCGTTAACTTTTCCCAATTGATTTTTCGGGGCTTTTGATCTATTGCTTGCAGAAACGACACCCCATCAGCTCAGGACAAGGGGGGGTTCCCACTGCAGCCTCCAGCTTGTTAGAATGCAGCCGACTGGGGGCCTGAGTGAGACTTGGCTGGCGTCATGAGGTCCTGCGGCCAGGTGCCTCCTTGGGAAGCCTGGCTCATGTCCAGGGGAGGCCTGGCCAGGACCAGGGATGCTAGTGAGAGTCCACGCTCACCTGGGCCTGCGTGACCCTTCTCTCCCACAGGGGCCGCAAACTGACGCCTCAGGGACAGAGAGATCTGGACAGAATCGCTGGACAGGTGAGTGGGGACTTGGGTCACCACCTGGGGGCCTCTGGAGCCTGGACTTTGACAGTTTCCTCCCCTGGAGGGTACAGCCAGGGAAGCGGGAGTGCAGGAGAAAGATCATTTCTAACAGACTTCCCGTCACGGGTGGTGGGAGACAGGTTGGCATGCAGGGCCCTGGGTGAAGGGAGTCCTGGGCCTAGGTGCAACCAGCTGGGCCTTTTCTGCAGGGCACGCTCCCAAAGAGGCCACTCCATCTCCCCAGGTTAGCCTTCTGATTCTGACGGCAAGGTTTCTTCCTTATTCCTGATCCTCATGGAGCATCGGGCAGGGTGCCACGGAACCCGGCCTCCATGTGGAGGCCGACTGACAAGACACCCTGGGCCAGTCTCCCTATCTGGAGTGATGCCCTCAGCCACTTCCCAGGGTGGTGGCGAGGATTCATGAGCTACAGCAGCAGGAGCCCTGGGGCCTGGCACGAACCTGTTGttggttttcttctttgtgtatcATTGACTTAGGCCCCCTAGGAGCCTTGGACTGTGGAGTCCCTTAGTTTCTAAGTGTCAGACAAGAGCAGCGTATCAGCCCTCTGGGAACGGGAGGTGGCCTGGCAGACGGTAGGGGCAGTACAGGGTCTGGCGCCAGCAGCAGTGTAGACTGGGGTGATGGGCAGAGGTCAGAATCATACTGCAGTGCTCTCTTGAGTCCCAGTTTCTGATTCTTTAAAAGGGGAAGTGCCCGAGGCTGTGAGCATCTGGTGAGATGAATACATCAGAAACCACAAATCAGGAGGCCTGGTGCCCCCTGGTTAGTGGGGAGCTTCTGTGAAGTGCCTGAACACAGGCCCACAGCTGATCATAACTATTTGTCCATCTTTCCTACAGGTGGCAGCTGCCAACAAGAAGCATTAGAACAAATGATGCTGGGTTAATAAATTGCCTCATTCGTAACCCCGGTCTGGGTCTCCTGTTTTGAGGGGTGGGGCATGAGGAAGGAGCGCTTCCCTTCCCTGGTGAAAGAGGCGCcaggggcttcctggatggctgtCATACTCAACAGCCCCAGAAACCTGAGGCCTGGCTTCCAGATTCAAACGGGTTCTACCCCACGTGGGCAAGGTGCTGGTGTATGACCCAGGGCCTCTGCGCGTCTCTCCACAGCAGGtctcagaaaaaagaaactgaaagttcAAGCAGTGGCCGTGCTGGAACAAAGCaggaggggccctggggctgcAGTGCTGCTTCCCTGCAGGAAGCGGACAGGGACAAACAGCCCTCGCTCCAGGTGGTCCTTGGGGTGCCTTCCGCCCGAGGGTTTGACCTTGGCCTGGTGTGCGCATCCTTTCCCTGATCTGCTAGGGATCTCTAGCCTGGGCCCTGCTGTACCCACTTCGACAAGGGGAAGCGGGGAAGCGGCAGCATGGACCCAGCTGGGACCAGGGTGTTAACTTCCCTCCCCAGGGGAGGGATGTGACACCTGCCGGGAGGCTGCAGTCTGGGGCCCTGCCCCCTCTGGGTCTCCACGGCAATTGGTTCTTGGCACTGATGGGaccttcccaggtagctcagacagtaaagaatgcttcccctgcagaagggaatgactacccactccagtattattgcctggagaattccatggacagaggaacctggtaggctacagtccatagggtcgcaaagagtgggacactgagcaacttccactgaTGGGACAGGAACTCTACCTGTACCTGGGTCCCTGGTTGGAGCAGGACACCCTTTTAATCCTGGAGGGAGAAGCCTTGCCTTCGTAGGGCACCCTACCACCCTGGGGACTGGGCACACCTCCCAGCTGGGAAAAGCCAAAATGCTGAGCCTAAACTGGCGAGGCCACAACCCTGAGGTTCCTCCACCCCAAGTTACCACTGAGATCAGACCCAGTGCCATGCCTGGCTTCTGGACTCTGGATGACATGAGTTCAAGTTCCACTACTGCCCGTAATTGCTATGACGCTGAGCAGCTTACCCTCAGCCTGCTCTTGTTTGTAAAGCTACTTCTGCCTGAGGGATTCTGGGAGGTTCCCTGTCTCAGCCCAAAGCAGCATACCTGGTGTACCAAGACGTTGAAAGTGAAAATATCAGACCACAGAGTCTTACACCTTTGGCACTACTGCCCCCAGCTCAAAAGTTGCCAGGGCTGGAAGTTACTCACTGATGTGAACACTGGACTAGAGCCAGCCAGTGTGTTTGTACCCAAGTACTCCAGTCATTCAGTAGTGTGTGAACCCTTGCgacatggattgcagcactccaggctgccctgtccatcaccaactcccggagcttactcaaactcctgtccatcatgtcggtgatgccgttcagccatttcatcctctgtcgtccccttctgccttcaatctttcccagcatcagtgttttccaatgagtcggttctttgtatcaggtggccaaagtattggagcttcagcttcagcatcagtcctgcaagtgagtattcaggactgatttcctttaggactgactgcttggatctccttgcagttcaaaggactcttaagagacTTCTtgagagttcaaaagcatcagttcttcggcgctcagcattctttttggtccaactctaacattcatacatgactgctggaaaaaccatagctttgactagacagacctttgttggtaaagtaatgtctgtgctttttaacatgctgttggtcatagcttttcttccaaggagcaagcatcttttaatttcctggctgtagtcaccatctgcagtgattttggagcccaagaaaatagtctgccactgtttccattgtttccccatctatttgccatgaagtgatgggaccacatgccatgatcttacttttctgaatgtcgagttttaagccaactttttcactctcctctttcactttcatcaagaggctctttagtacttcttccctttctgccataagggtggtgtcatctgcatatctaaggttgttgatatttctcccagcagtcttgattccagcttgtgcttcatccagccaggcatttcgcatgatgtactctgaatataagttaaataagccgggtgacaatatacagccttgacacactcctttcccgatttggaaccagtctgttgttccatggccagttctaacttgcttcttgacctgcatatagatttctcaggggcttcccctgtggctcagctggtaaacaatctgcctgcaatgtgggagacctgggttcaacccctgggttgggaagatcccctggagaagggaaaggctacccatgccagtattctggcctggagaaccccatggactgtataatccatggggtcacaaagagttggatatgacagaCTGAAGTACTAGAGGTGCTGTTTAACCAGATCACTTAATACTTTTGTGAAGTAGGTACCCAAACGCACCCACTGTTTGAGATGGGAAAAAGAGGTCACGGGATGGGTGATTTTCCTCATGACCTACAGGTAGGAGGTAGCAAAACCAGCATTTGGTAGCTACAGCCAGCTATCTGGGCGGCAGCCACTGCAGGGCTTAgcaatgaggaaaatgagacccaAAGGGTTACACTCCTGGGCATGGCCTTGAGTCAGTCACTCCTTGTTTGGGACCTAAGTTTCCTCTTTTGTCGACTGAGAATGAAATTTCCCAGAATCATCCTGGGAATGCAATGCCAAGCATCCAGTTAGCTTGCCCAGTGCCAGATACCAGGGGTGCTGGGTAAGTGGGTCGTGGAGGTGCCCTGCCCAGACAGACCAGTCTGCCTGAGAGGGCCTGCAATGCGGCAGCTGCACCCCTCTGGCCACTGGGGGGCAGTCAAGGGCCTGGAAACCAGCCTGGCAAGGAAGGATGCTGAAGGAGGCGAATTCCTAAGGGCTGCAGCAACTGGACCACCCAGGCATCTTCCTACGTGGGGGCCAGAAGGAGGAACTTTAGTACAGAGGGGCTCATAACCTGCTATACAGAGAGGGGCCCAACGGAACACCTGGGTCCctggagggaaagggggagggtcTGAGGGCCAGAGAAGAGGAAGTGTGTCCTAGGAACCCTGCTCTGTGATATTCTTACAGCCTCACAAGGTAGGGGGGTTGTGCCCAAGTTACAGGAGGAGAAACAGCTCAGATGAGCAGAGCTGAGATTCAGACCCAGGAGGTGTGGTCTCTTGAGGCCCACGTTCTTCTGTGTGGGTGACATTTGcacttttttaaattacaaaagacTTTACCACGCAAAACAGTATAATAGTGTGACAAGGACCCATGAACCCACTACTCAGCTTAAAAAGTAAAGTGACCTAAAACTAAGAGAAAAGAAGCCACCTGTGTACCCGCCCCCAGAGGGAACCCCTCTCGCGAGTGGGATGTCACTCCCCTGCATGGGTTCACCCCTTTCCTGAAAACACGTGTCCCTAAACAGCACATGTTGTTTTGCCTTTTGAAAACAAGTCAGCTAGATCCTGCCACAGtccatttcttctcatttttttgttgGTCCTGAGATGCAGCCCTGTTGACAAGTGAAGCTCGGACTCCTGCTGTGTGCTACTTTATTGacaaccaatactttggccacctgatgcaaagagctgacccactggaaaagactgatgctgggagaggaaagggatgacatagaggatgagatggttggatggcatcaccgactcaatggacatgagtttgagcaaactccaagagatggtgaaggacagggaagcctggcgtgctgcagtccatggggtcgcaaagagtcagacatgactgagcgactataaACAACaaccagcaacccactccagtattgttgcctggacaaccccacagacagaggagtctgatgggctacagtctatagggtcgcaagagtcagacatgacttagcaactaaaccaccaccaccatcagttcagttcacttcagttgctcagtcgtgtctgactctttgcaacccccatggactgcagcacgccaagcctccctgtccatcaccaactcccggaatttacctaaactcatgtccattgagtcggtgatgccatccaactacctcatcctctgtcgtccccttctcctcctgccctcaatctttcccagcatcagggtcttttcaaatgactcagttcttcacatcaggtgaccaaagtattggagtttcagcttcaacatcagtccttccaacgaacactcaggactgatttactttaggatgcactggttgtatctccttgcagtccaagggactctcaagagtcttctccaacaccacagttcaaaacagtcaattcttcagcactcagctttctttatagtccaactctaacatccatacatgactactggaaaatccacaaccttgactagacggacctttgttggcaaagtaatgtctctgctttttaatatgctgtctaggttggtcataattttccttccaaggagcaagtgtcttttaatttcctggctgcagtcaccatctgcaatgattttggagcccaaaaaaaatagtcagccactgtttccactgctttcccatctatttgccatgaagtgatgggaccagatgccatgatcttagttttctgaaagttgaactttaagccaactttttctctctcctctttcactttcctcaagaagctctttagttcttcttcactttccgccataagggtggtgtcatctgcatacctgtggttattgatatttctcccagcaatcttgattccagcttgtgcttcatccagcccagcatttctcatgatgtaatttTTTAGTTTGGGGGGATGcttgaactctgcatataagttaaataagcagcgtgacaatatacagccttgatgtactccttaccATAGCTCAATGTATACATTCATTCTCCTATAAAGGAGTTTCTCATCTTTCCCAGTTTTGGCTACCAAAAATCTCCCTGCCATGAATTTCTTCCTAGGTGTCcccttatgtgtgtgtgtcttatatgtgtgtgcacatgtgtgacaTGGTCCCCTAACAGCTCACAAACATCTCAACAACTTCATATCATttcactcccccacccctcaggCTTCATTTCCCTCCCAGTTGACCTAAAATGATGTTCAAAAGCAACCTGGGCACACGTAAGTGACTTagaatcccagctccaccaccagGCTGTGTAACACTGAGCAAGTGACAGATGGCATCCCCTCTCTGCGATGGCCTCAGTTTCTGCCCCTTTAAattggtggggggcaggggcagtaAGTGGCCTACCCTGCTGACTTGTGGTGGAAATGAAAAAACACCAGGAAAGAGCCCATTGTGGACCTTGGATGTCAGGAATATCATCTTAAGTCACAGCACCAGGGAGATATTTTCATCCTCATCTCTTGGATTAAAAATGCTGAAcctcagggacttccccggtggtccagtggctaagactccatgctcccaatgcaggggacccgggttcaatccctggtcagggaactagaacccgcATGCCACAACTTACTAGAGTTCACATGTCACAATTAAGACCCTGCGCTGCCACATAAGtaaaatgatacatatatataattttaaatgccaAACCTCAGAAAGGAAAGCCATCACCTAGTCACATAGCTGGTGAGCCTGCCTCATTTATTCctcatgtgtgtatgttagttgctcagtcgtgtctgactctttgcaaccccatggactatagcccaccaggcccctctgtccatggaattctccaggcaagaatactgaaatgagtagccactcccttctccaggggttcttcctgcaTCTCctcatatgtgtgtgcacatgggattgaacccttgtctcctgcattggcaggtggattctttaccactgagccaccaagggaagcccttattcctcataaacattaataataaccaacctttactgagcacctatcacGTGCCGGGGTCCTGTGTTCAGCGCTGTGCATGTACAACCTCTAAATTCTCTTTTCCAACCCCAAGAAGTGAGGACACAGAGGCTCAGGGACTCCGCACGCTCCAATGGTTAAGAAGCCGCCCTGCaaggcaggggacgtgggtttgagccctggtcagggaactaagatcccgcataccATAAGGCAGTAAGCCcatggccacaactagagaatctgtgtgccccaacgaaagatcccacatgatacagcgaagatctcatatgctgcgactaagacccaatgcaaccaaataaatcagTAAGTATTAGAAAAAAGAAGTGAGGACACAGAGGCTCGGAGAGGGGACAAGTTTTGCCCAAGGCCAATGAGGGGCAAAGACCAAGCTCGGAACCACCACCACCCTTGACTGCTGGTGTGCAGTAGGCTCCCCAAACACGGCTCCCTCGGGCAGGGGGGCAGGGCGGGTTTCCTTTCCAGTGACGAGCCAGGCCTTGAACCAATCTCTTCCCCCCACCAAAGCAGCCTCCTCTCAAGGGAGTTGTGGCGGCCACAGGTGCAAGGAGCGGTTCCTCTCCACTCACAGTCTGAAGCCTCCTCCGCCAGGGGCTCCCCCCCAGCTCGCCAGCCAAAGGGCCCAGCAGTGGGGCCAGCGAAGCCCATCTCCGCAGGGCCGGGCAGGAAGTGGGGCGGGGTTAGGGGCTCAGCCGAGGTGGGATCTGGTACCCCAGGACTGCTGCAACCCAGACTAACCAAACCCACTGGGAGAAGATGCCTGGGGGTCCCCAAGCCCTGCAAAGCCTGCCTGCCACCATCTTTCTCCTCCTGATCTCCACTGCTGGCCTGGGTATGTGGTTAACAGGCAGGTGCTGGGGAGACGGTACTGGGAACTGGGAGATTGTTGAGAGAGGCCCcaggcagagggggagggagaggagctggAAGGAGGCAGGCTAGAAAAGACCCTGTAGAAACTGCATCTGCCTGCTTGATTGTCCCAAACAGGCTGATGGGAGGCTAGGGGGGGGCTCAGCGAAGTTGATGGCACGTCCGGCCCGGTGGAGGGAGGCAAGGGCAGGAGACACCTTCCgcactccctcctccccccagatCAAAATAAGGAACTAAGGTTGCCCTTGACTGACTGAGCTCCCTAGCGAGCTAGGGGCAGAGAGGGGACGGTGGTGGGTAGCGGTCAGCTTCAGGGGGGAGAAAAAgctttctccttttctgccttgAATCCTAGTCCTCACCCCCTACTTAGGGAACCCCTTCTCAGTGCTGGGGGAGTAGGTGACCTTCCCCCTTGCCCTCCCACACAATGCCAGCTGGCAGG encodes:
- the RPS19 gene encoding small ribosomal subunit protein eS19, encoding MPGVTVKDVNQQEFVRALAAFLKKSGKLKVPEWVDTVKLAKHKELAPYDENWFYTRAASTARHLYLRGGAGVGSMTKIYGGRQRNGVMPSHFSRGSKSVARRVLQALEGLKMVEKDQDGGRKLTPQGQRDLDRIAGQVAAANKKH